From Maniola hyperantus chromosome 28, iAphHyp1.2, whole genome shotgun sequence, one genomic window encodes:
- the LOC117995170 gene encoding zinc finger protein 675-like — protein MEIKEDIVNNLLCMACLCVGRVIRKVDDEQHKKFYLDALQELPLNNINIVPRVCWECDAILSKVLSFREQVKDCYRILQTYSENLHDCSLLDLSRPPRLKVHFNSTVVITPGEEDFVKLESKDNDKIEKSSENPKIHSLEKGPIEDIQTVLCDVKRDRRKKKNTVKTSSKVARPKRTVKRDIDPVAVSENDKINDSGNDEKHFIEVEINLNDRVKVDDDVKTEIDNHDGLEDNVSNEGSLKSIESYDDVMGDIDTKIQTFLDDIKKNNDKSTKVKKKKKIKNKVSKSQNILTVDLSYDEMQRERSLLSRRESYVQAQYKCESCLLVFNCATSLRTHHLKKHKIEGDYICSICQTIVSSVEAFTAHYKRHMRRYECAICHKSSADIKSIQQHLYTRHQISLKKYKCKSCGKVSKSLDKHRYHCDKHKSRVQCPQCDKTFSHRAGLMNHRLAVHESQNQFPCTLCDKVFRWKTSLKRHLDKHNTQENNTVSTNKAYCEDCDIGFSSVCSLQRHLRNSLKHVTYDQLKFICAHCGHRFVDKTKLRDHIEEKHLYRTFQCNICHKPSKNRVGLEQHIRTVHKGRPNNRICHHCGKGFPTKVQLESHIRTHTGERPFMCEYCPVTFSQQSNLYKHHRQVHLNMKSKRYPLCKKSKVDGNQTGDPQPTFPIAIMQYVPDNTFTF, from the exons ATGGAAATAAAAGAAGACATTGTAAACAACTTGCTTTGCATGGCTTGTTTGTGTGTTGGAAGGGTAATAAGGAAAGTAGATGATGAGCAGCATAAGAAATTCTACCTGGACGCTTTGCAGGAACTACCT CTGAACAACATCAACATAGTTCCAAGGGTGTGCTGGGAGTGTGACGCCATCCTGAGCAAAGTGCTGTCGTTCAGGGAGCAAGTCAAAGACTGCTACAGGATCCTGCAGACTTACTCTGAG AATCTTCATGACTGCTCCTTGTTAGACTTATCCAGACCGCCGCGGTTGAAGGTGCACTTTAACAGTACAGTGGTCATCACACCAGGCGAAGAAGATTTTGTTAAACTTGAGAGTAAAG atAATGACAAAATAGAGAAATCTTCAGAAAATCCTAAAATTCATAGTTTAGAGAAAGGCCCAATAGAAGACATACAGACAGTATTATGTGATGTCAAAAGAGATAGAAGGAAAAAGAAG AATACTGTCAAAACTAGTTCAAAAGTGGCACGTCCAAAACGGACTGTGAAAAGGGACATAGACCCTGTAGCAGTGAGTGAAAATGACAAAATAAATGACAGTGGAAATGACGAAAAACACTTCATTGAAGTTGAAATTAACTTGAACGACCGAGTCAAAGTTGATGATGACGTCAAAACTGAGATAGACAATCATGATG GTCTAGAAGATAATGTATCAAATGAGGGTAGTCTGAAATCGATTGAGTCTTACGATGACGTAATGGGTGACATTGACACTAAAATACAAACATTTTTGGACGACATTAAGAAAAATAACGATAAATCTACGAAAgttaagaagaaaaagaaaatcaaaaataag GTGTCAAAATCTCAAAACATATTAACAGTGGATCTCTCCTACGACGAGATGCAAAGAGAGAGATCTCTCCTGTCCCGGAGAGAGAGTTATGTACAAGCGCAGTACAAGTGTGAGTCGTGTCTACTGGTCTTCAACTGCGCCACGTCTCTACGAACCCACCATTTGAAGAAACATAAG aTAGAGGGTGATTATATTTGCTCCATCTGTCAGACTATAGTATCATCTGTGGAAGCGTTCACTGCACATTACAAGAGGCATATGAGGAg ATACGAATGTGCGATATGCCACAAGAGCTCGGCAGACATCAAATCGATCCAACAACATCTATACACGCGACACCAGATCTCTCTCAAGAAGTACAAGTGCAAATCTTGCGGGAAAGTGTCCAA ATCATTAGATAAACACCGTTACCACTGCGACAAACATAAATCGCGCGTCCAGTGCCCGCAGTGTGACAAGACGTTTAGCCACCGCGCGGGACTAATGAACCATAGGCTGGCGGTCCACGAGTCGCAGAACCAGTTCCCTTGCACGCTCTGCGACAAAGTGTTCCGGTGGAAGACCAGCCTGAAGAGACATCTAGACAAACACAATACACAG GAAAATAATACAGTATCTACGAACAAAGCGTACTGCGAAGATTGTGATATCGGGTTTTCGTCTGTCTGTTCGTTGCAGAGACATCTCCGAAACAGCCTCAAACACGTCACTTACGACCAACTGAA aTTCATCTGTGCCCACTGCGGCCACCGTTTCGTGGACAAGACGAAACTACGCGATCATATAGAGGAAAAGCATTTGTATAGGACATTCCAGTGTAACATCTGTCATAAG CCGTCCAAAAACCGGGTAGGTTTGGAGCAACACATCCGCACGGTACACAAGGGGAGGCCTAACAACCGGATATGCCACCATTGCGGCAAAGGATTTCCG aCGAAGGTGCAGCTAGAGTCGCACATCCGCACGCACACCGGCGAAAGGCCGTTCATGTGTGAATACTGCCCTGTCACATTCTCGCAGCAGTCCAACTTGTACAAGCACCATAGACAA GTGCACCTAAACATGAAATCGAAACGTTACCCGTTGTGTAAGAAGAGTAAAGTCGACGGGAATCAAACCGGCGACCCTCAACCAACATTCCCGATAGCAATCATGCAATATGTTCCTGATAATACATTTACTTTCTGA
- the LOC117995173 gene encoding uncharacterized protein, with amino-acid sequence MRFQKFFAIAGLNWISLSNGFVFGQIACVASSLQKGEDGIHLSEGQISLISSSLTIMCMVGFALAAVVTDKLGRRWPFVIFSITIIINWIVLYYAQTMLHFMLSRVLGGTAVGALLVLVIFVTAEYVPPNTRAFHLNMAITVAPAIGTSLAHAVGTALHWRHVALFGILPAFISIFLPYFWPESPHWLASKGRFEEAQTAFRKLHGNTEDTERELGLLIKMERSKSEIAKETAKKSTTKKLLIIFKRKCCWEPFILSIFMHAYIAASGKLVFSTLAPVMLEQITGTSDVFLFTLLVDGFLFIGACLSCFFIRRTSIRTLLFTTGFTANVILVIFSALYYFRNGKTYFDWINVSFLASYFIILNAGPYPLLEALYGEIFPLELKVHIFALSGSILMAAFSLTIFLLPFIVSAMGYHGLFLMNAAIMTVSLGAIWLRLPETKGKTLQEIEVYFKTKTFDIEEVLNTEQARALI; translated from the exons ATGAGATTTCAGAAG TTTTTCGCGATCGCTGGCCTGAACTGGATATCACTGTCAAATGGCTTCGTGTTCGGGCAGATAGCGTGTGTCGCCAGCTCTCTCCAGAAGGGGGAAGATGGGATTCATCTCAGCGAGGGACAGATATCATTGATAT CTTCCAGCCTGACTATAATGTGCATGGTTGGCTTCGCGTTGGCTGCAGTGGTCACAGATAAACTCGGTAGAAGATGGCCGTTTGTTATTTTCTCTATAACAATCATAATCAATTGGATCGTGCTGTACTACGCGCAAACCATGCTTCACTTTATGCTCTCTAGAGTTCTGGGCGGCACTGCAGTTGGTGCTCTTCTCGTATTGGTTATATTTGTGACAGCCGAATATGTGCCTCCAAATACAAGGGCATTCCATTTGAATATGGCTATTACTGTGGCTCCAGCGATAGGAACAAGCTTGGCACATGCTGTAGGCACAGCATTGCATTGGAGACACGTAGCATTGTTTGGAATTTTACCAGCCTTCATATCAATTTTTCTACCTTATTTTTGGCCGGAAAGCCCTCATTGGTTAGCGTCGAAAGGGAGATTCGAGGAAGCTCAGACAGCCTTTCGAAAATTACACGGAAACACAGAAGACACAGAAAGAGAATTAGGTTTGTTAATCAAAATGGAGAGAAGCAAATCGGAAATTGCTAAAGAAACTGCAAAGAAATCGACTACTAAAAAGTTGCTGAtaattttcaaacggaaatgtTGTTGGGAACCTTTCATTTTGAGTATATTCATGCACGCGTACATAGCAGCGTCAGGAAAGCTAGTTTTCAGTACTCTAGCGCCTGTTATGTTGGAGCAAATCACTGGGACATCGGATGTTTTTCTTTTCACTTTACTAGTagacggatttttatttataggcgCATGTTTATCATGTTTCTTTATCAGGAGGACTTCTATACGTACTTTGCTGTTCACTACAGGTTTCACTGCGAACGTTATATTGGTAATCTTCAGTGCTTTGTACTATTTCAGGAATGGTAAAACATATTTCGATTGGATAAACGTCTCGTTCTTAGCATCGTATTTTATAATCCTAAATGCTGGTCCGTATCCACTTTTGGAAGCTTTATACGGCGAAATATTTCCTTTAGAATTGAAGGTGCATATTTTTGCTTTGTCAGGCAGTATTCTAATGGCAGCTTTTAGTTTAACGATATTTCTTTTGCCGTTTATAGTAAGCGCTATGGGTTATCATGGATTGTTTTTAATGAATGCTGCTATAATGACTGTGAGTCTTGGAGCCATATGGCTAAGGCTACCAGAAACTAAAGGCAAAACTTTGCAAGAAATTGAAGTATATTTCAAGACCAAGACTTTTGATATCGAAGAAGTACTTAATACTGAACAAGCAAGGGCTTTAATATAG